DNA from Algisphaera agarilytica:
ATTGAAATAGAACTGAGAGAATGGATTCACGCACCCACGAAGACAAGAAAGGAAGGTGTGAGATGGGATATGAAATGATTGAAGGCGTCCCGGTCTGGGGCGCACCGGACCAGGGCGCGGTGGCGCAGATCAAGACCTGCCTGGGCGATGAACAGGCCGCGGCGGGCGCGTTGATGGGCGACCACCACGTCGGCTACTCGATGCCGATCGGCGGTGTGGTGGCGTATCGCGGCATGGTCTCGCCGTCGGGTGTCGGCTACGACATCGCTTGCGGCAACAAGGCCGTGCGTCTGGACGCGAACGCGGAAGACGTGAAGCGGGACATCGGCAAGATCATGGACATGATCTTCTCGGAGATCTCGTTCGGTGTCGGCCGGGCTAACCGCGAAGATGTCGATCACGCGTTGTTCGACGACGACGCCTGGGACCTGGTTAACGGCCTGAAGATCGGCGGCAAGGGCGGCGACCACCTGCGGCAGGCCGCACGGAAGCAGCTCGGCACCGTCGGCTCGGGCAACCACTACGTGGATATGTTCGTCGACGAGAACGATCAGGTCTGGTGCGGCGTGCACTTCGGATCGCGTGGCCTGGGTCACAAGATCGCGACGCACTTCGTGCTGGTGGGCGGCGGCTCGAACGATATGAACGCCAAGGCGCTGATCCTCGCAGAGGACTCGGACCTGGGCGCGTCGTATCTCGAGTGCATGCAGCTCGCGGGCCGGTACGCGTATGCGGGCCGCGACTGGGTGTGCCAGAAGGTCGCCGACCTGATCGACGCGGAGATTGTGGAGGAGGTTCACAACCATCACAACTTCGCGTGGAAAGAATCGCACGTCATCGATGGCCAGGCGGAAGACCTCTGGGTCGTCCGCAAGGGCGCGACGCCCGCCTTCCCCGGCCAGCGGGGATTCGTGGGCGGCTCGATGGGTGATATCTCGGTGATTCTGGAAGGCGTCGAGAGCGAAGACAGCGCAGCCTCGCTGCATTCGACCGTTCACGGCGCCGGCCGGGTAATGAGCCGGACCAAGGCGGCGGGCAAGAAGCGTTGGGACCGAAAGGCCAAGGCGTTTGTCCGCAAGACCGAGGGCATGATCACCCAGTCGATGATGAACGCCTGGGTCAAGAAGGCCGGGGTGGAGCTTCGTGGCGCGGGGACCGACGAGTCGCCGCACTGCTACAAGCGTCTGCCCGAGGTCCTCGAGGCCCACGGCAACACCGTACGCATCGTCCACACGCTCACGCCCATCGGCGTGGCGATGGCGGGCGAGGACGAGTTCGATCCGTACAAGGATTG
Protein-coding regions in this window:
- a CDS encoding RtcB family protein, translated to MDSRTHEDKKGRCEMGYEMIEGVPVWGAPDQGAVAQIKTCLGDEQAAAGALMGDHHVGYSMPIGGVVAYRGMVSPSGVGYDIACGNKAVRLDANAEDVKRDIGKIMDMIFSEISFGVGRANREDVDHALFDDDAWDLVNGLKIGGKGGDHLRQAARKQLGTVGSGNHYVDMFVDENDQVWCGVHFGSRGLGHKIATHFVLVGGGSNDMNAKALILAEDSDLGASYLECMQLAGRYAYAGRDWVCQKVADLIDAEIVEEVHNHHNFAWKESHVIDGQAEDLWVVRKGATPAFPGQRGFVGGSMGDISVILEGVESEDSAASLHSTVHGAGRVMSRTKAAGKKRWDRKAKAFVRKTEGMITQSMMNAWVKKAGVELRGAGTDESPHCYKRLPEVLEAHGNTVRIVHTLTPIGVAMAGEDEFDPYKD